Proteins encoded by one window of Pradoshia eiseniae:
- a CDS encoding putative polysaccharide biosynthesis protein produces the protein MSSKLIRGTFILTIGMVFSKMLGLFYVIPFNKIVGTEGIALYGFAYTPYTIFISIATAGVPMAVAKFVAKYNAMGEYAIGRKLFESGQKVMMMTGVFAFLLMYFSAPGLASVMETQSYSVEEVTTVIRAVSFALILVPSQSLFRGFFQGNESMGPTAVSQVIEQIVRIIFMLAGAYVVLNILNGSIVTAMGVAVFSAFVGAIAGLVVLLWYWRKRKVHMDAMLQESKNEVDISMGAIYKEIVLYSIPFIFVGLAMPLFQMVDTLTFNRAMVSIGLDEITDTAFGVLNVTAQKLVLIPMTLATAFSLSIVPSVTKSFVEKKWSLYNQQLTETFQVLLFLLIPAVMGMSVLADSVYGSFYGFFELGSTVLSVYAPVTILFALFSVTAAILQGINQQRFTVLSLLTGILVKLSLNIPLIKMFETNGAVYATGLGFLVAILINLYIIYYFSGYKPGLVIRRSMLALLIALVMAVVVKMLDILLAGWLGSGGQMIAILRVAITVPVGVLVYLLLSYKTGLLKAVLGERTDDLMRKFRLKK, from the coding sequence ATGTCATCGAAACTGATTAGAGGAACATTTATTTTGACTATTGGCATGGTTTTTTCGAAGATGCTCGGATTATTCTATGTCATTCCTTTTAATAAAATCGTAGGAACTGAAGGTATTGCTCTATATGGGTTTGCCTATACGCCGTATACGATTTTCATTAGCATTGCAACGGCAGGAGTTCCGATGGCTGTAGCAAAGTTTGTCGCGAAATATAATGCGATGGGTGAATACGCAATCGGCAGAAAGCTTTTTGAATCAGGCCAAAAGGTCATGATGATGACAGGGGTATTTGCCTTTTTGCTCATGTATTTCTCCGCTCCTGGACTAGCTTCCGTCATGGAAACGCAGTCTTATTCCGTTGAAGAGGTCACCACGGTCATCAGGGCTGTGAGCTTTGCCTTGATTCTCGTTCCTTCTCAGTCCTTGTTCCGCGGATTCTTCCAAGGAAATGAATCAATGGGACCAACAGCTGTCTCACAAGTGATTGAGCAAATTGTCCGGATTATCTTTATGCTGGCGGGCGCTTATGTTGTCTTGAATATATTAAATGGAAGCATTGTAACGGCCATGGGTGTCGCAGTATTTTCGGCATTTGTTGGAGCTATTGCAGGTTTGGTTGTGCTGCTTTGGTATTGGAGAAAAAGAAAAGTACATATGGATGCCATGCTTCAGGAAAGCAAGAATGAAGTGGATATCTCTATGGGGGCTATTTACAAGGAGATTGTGCTCTATTCAATTCCCTTTATCTTTGTCGGCTTGGCGATGCCGCTTTTCCAAATGGTTGATACCCTTACCTTTAACAGGGCAATGGTATCGATTGGGCTCGATGAAATTACTGATACGGCTTTTGGTGTGCTGAACGTAACGGCTCAAAAGCTCGTTCTTATTCCAATGACACTAGCTACTGCCTTCTCTCTCTCTATCGTGCCGAGTGTTACGAAATCATTTGTGGAAAAGAAATGGAGCTTATATAATCAGCAGTTAACGGAGACGTTCCAGGTGCTCTTATTCTTGCTTATTCCAGCGGTTATGGGAATGAGTGTGCTCGCTGATAGCGTTTATGGGTCCTTCTATGGTTTTTTTGAACTCGGATCTACTGTCCTCTCGGTTTATGCACCAGTAACGATTCTATTCGCGTTATTTTCTGTGACCGCGGCGATCTTGCAGGGGATCAACCAGCAACGGTTTACTGTGCTTAGTCTCTTGACGGGTATCCTGGTCAAGCTAAGCTTAAATATCCCGCTCATAAAGATGTTTGAGACAAATGGGGCTGTCTATGCGACAGGCTTGGGCTTCTTAGTCGCTATTTTGATTAATTTATATATCATATATTATTTTTCTGGGTATAAGCCGGGACTGGTCATTCGCCGCTCCATGCTTGCCCTCCTTATCGCTTTAGTGATGGCGGTTGTCGTAAAGATGCTCGATATCCTCCTGGCTGGCTGGCTGGGTTCTGGAGGCCAGATGATTGCAATCTTACGTGTAGCTATTACTGTGCCGGTCGGAGTTCTTGTTTATCTCCTTCTCTCATACAAGACAGGTCTTCTTAAGGCGGTGCTTGGCGAGAGGACGGATGATTTGATGCGCAAGTTTCGTTTGAAGAAATAG
- a CDS encoding DeoR family transcriptional regulator, whose protein sequence is MKPSTNRMLTRIKSIYMFIVRNGTVTTQELVDEFGITPRTIQRDLNVLAYNELVVSPSRGKWTTTQKKVKLTS, encoded by the coding sequence TTGAAACCTTCAACAAACCGTATGCTTACAAGAATTAAGTCCATCTACATGTTTATTGTACGAAATGGTACCGTGACCACCCAAGAACTGGTCGATGAATTTGGTATTACGCCGCGCACTATCCAAAGGGACTTAAATGTGTTAGCTTATAACGAACTTGTTGTTAGTCCCAGTCGTGGAAAGTGGACCACCACCCAAAAGAAAGTTAAATTAACCTCGTAG
- a CDS encoding pseudouridine synthase, which produces MRIDKLLANSGFGSRKDVKKLLKSGAVLCNDAKIADPKAHVDPDSDQITVYGEPVQYREFIYLMMNKPKGYISATEDDRLKTVLDLLEPEDAHMKPFPVGRLDRDTEGLLVLTNDGQLAHDVLAPKKHVPKTYYAIIDGAVDEVDIERFKQGVTLDDGYVTKPGKLTIIKSGQQSEIELIITEGKFHQVKRMFESVGKKVLYLKRIAMGALVLDESLELGEYREMTEEELALLQTRS; this is translated from the coding sequence ATGAGGATTGATAAATTGCTTGCCAATTCCGGCTTTGGAAGCCGAAAGGATGTCAAAAAATTATTGAAATCAGGAGCAGTGCTTTGTAATGACGCGAAAATCGCAGACCCTAAGGCGCATGTTGACCCGGATTCAGACCAGATTACCGTTTATGGGGAGCCAGTTCAATACAGGGAATTTATATATTTGATGATGAATAAACCGAAGGGCTATATTTCGGCAACGGAGGATGATCGCCTGAAAACGGTGCTCGATTTATTAGAACCAGAGGATGCCCATATGAAGCCGTTCCCAGTCGGTCGGCTCGACCGGGATACGGAGGGGCTGCTGGTCTTAACCAATGATGGCCAGCTGGCCCATGACGTCCTTGCGCCAAAGAAGCATGTGCCCAAAACGTATTATGCAATTATTGATGGAGCAGTGGACGAGGTGGATATCGAACGCTTCAAACAAGGTGTTACTTTAGATGACGGTTATGTGACGAAACCAGGGAAGCTTACGATCATTAAAAGCGGTCAGCAATCGGAAATCGAGCTGATTATTACGGAAGGGAAGTTCCATCAAGTGAAGCGGATGTTTGAGTCAGTTGGGAAGAAGGTTCTCTACTTGAAGCGAATTGCCATGGGGGCGCTCGTGCTTGATGAGAGCCTTGAGCTTGGTGAATATAGGGAAATGACAGAAGAGGAATTAGCGCTATTGCAAACGCGCTCATGA
- a CDS encoding alpha/beta fold hydrolase, giving the protein MYAKKKFRLLMIIRNCFLLIIAIILIWFIFHQVMNLYEKKHYSPIGKRFNIEEYNMHVYMKGEGENTIVLLPGLGTAAPALDFQPLVEEMSKDNRVIVVEPFGYGWSDMTNKERTVENIVEEIRLALQKANIEGPYILMPHSISGIYSMYYANKYPDEVNAVIGIDATLPKATQYFSEDVPTMPKFMRYVAPTGLARIALYIEPDDYLPLAEDGTYSKENLQNTKAISARKAYNKNVVNEANEIKNNIDKTNHMSFPTDMPVLFFAAKKDKVNAEGKTNVTFYQTQLTKFPTSKIVTLEGHHYLHWTHYKEMSDEVNEFLVSINAN; this is encoded by the coding sequence ATGTATGCTAAAAAGAAATTTAGACTCTTAATGATTATAAGAAATTGTTTTCTACTTATCATTGCAATTATTCTAATTTGGTTTATTTTTCACCAAGTGATGAACTTGTATGAAAAAAAGCATTATTCTCCAATTGGCAAGAGATTCAATATAGAGGAATATAATATGCACGTTTATATGAAGGGTGAAGGCGAAAATACAATTGTTCTATTGCCTGGACTGGGTACGGCAGCTCCTGCATTAGATTTTCAACCATTGGTAGAAGAGATGTCAAAAGATAATAGGGTTATAGTTGTAGAGCCATTTGGATATGGATGGAGTGATATGACTAATAAAGAACGGACAGTAGAAAATATAGTTGAAGAAATAAGGTTGGCTTTGCAAAAAGCAAACATAGAAGGTCCGTATATATTAATGCCGCATTCTATTTCAGGAATTTATAGTATGTATTATGCTAATAAATACCCTGACGAGGTTAATGCGGTAATCGGAATTGATGCTACTTTACCAAAAGCAACTCAATATTTTAGTGAGGACGTCCCCACTATGCCTAAATTTATGAGATATGTAGCACCGACTGGATTGGCAAGAATAGCATTATATATTGAACCAGATGATTACCTCCCCTTAGCTGAGGATGGAACATATTCCAAAGAGAATTTACAGAATACCAAAGCGATTTCAGCTAGGAAAGCTTATAACAAGAATGTAGTTAATGAAGCAAATGAAATAAAAAATAATATTGATAAAACCAATCATATGTCATTCCCAACGGATATGCCTGTTTTATTTTTTGCTGCAAAAAAAGATAAAGTAAATGCAGAAGGTAAAACAAATGTTACGTTTTATCAAACTCAATTAACGAAATTTCCTACAAGTAAAATAGTCACATTAGAAGGACATCATTATCTTCATTGGACTCATTACAAAGAGATGAGCGATGAAGTAAACGAATTCTTAGTATCTATTAATGCTAATTAA
- a CDS encoding GNAT family N-acetyltransferase, with amino-acid sequence MDKLLQQLQRVGVHYIKSDSVIILEILENRHNQADEIDMLINKLLAQLESSKLKKVKLECPKTFLDSLNFTRTKMKIVGERVIYTRTLSTPLNVSIPDYEVWSISENKSISFLSEVMDKNFIDTEKFLIGMRTELPSQAEKMYTVYLINNEPVGVVFPHIEPNTDREGRIFWIGIHPNFLGTGLGKNLHSIGLYRLKNDFKAKSYLGITQVDNIPMRNIMVSNGCIQNKSTLISLQYSI; translated from the coding sequence ATGGATAAACTGCTTCAACAGTTACAAAGAGTTGGTGTGCATTATATAAAAAGTGATAGTGTAATCATTTTAGAAATTCTAGAAAATAGACATAATCAAGCTGATGAAATAGATATGCTAATAAACAAGCTATTAGCTCAACTAGAAAGCAGTAAACTGAAAAAAGTAAAGTTGGAGTGTCCTAAAACATTTTTGGATAGTTTAAATTTTACTAGAACTAAAATGAAAATTGTTGGTGAAAGGGTTATATATACGAGAACTCTTTCAACACCGTTAAATGTTTCGATACCAGATTATGAGGTTTGGTCGATTTCTGAGAATAAATCTATCTCTTTTTTATCGGAAGTGATGGATAAAAATTTTATTGATACCGAGAAGTTTTTAATAGGAATGAGGACGGAACTTCCATCGCAAGCAGAGAAAATGTATACAGTTTATTTAATAAATAATGAACCTGTTGGTGTAGTTTTTCCTCATATAGAACCAAATACAGATAGAGAAGGTCGCATTTTTTGGATAGGAATTCATCCTAATTTTCTCGGGACAGGATTGGGTAAGAACTTACATTCAATAGGATTATACAGATTGAAAAATGATTTTAAAGCAAAATCTTATCTAGGGATAACTCAAGTTGATAATATTCCAATGAGAAATATTATGGTTTCAAATGGATGCATTCAAAATAAAAGTACATTAATTTCTTTACAATATTCTATTTAG
- a CDS encoding VanZ family protein, whose product MQTMKLLQQLANSRIATVILTLLFVMYLLLLSYLLFFGFYRQDVRVEDYNLTPFDTIKMYIVYMDYFSFHAWFANLFGNIAAFMPLGFLLPLLSKRLKGAFRITVLSFFVSLIVETIQLTFHVGGFDVDDIILNTIGGLLGYILLKALQFFASAFLFQSKATK is encoded by the coding sequence ATGCAGACTATGAAGCTCCTTCAACAACTAGCGAACAGCAGAATTGCGACCGTCATCCTAACTCTTTTGTTTGTCATGTACCTTTTGCTCCTGTCCTATTTATTGTTTTTTGGCTTCTATCGGCAGGACGTCCGCGTCGAGGATTACAATTTAACACCTTTTGATACAATAAAAATGTACATCGTCTATATGGATTATTTCAGCTTTCATGCGTGGTTTGCGAATCTGTTCGGGAATATCGCTGCCTTTATGCCGCTTGGCTTTTTGCTGCCTCTGCTTTCGAAGCGATTGAAAGGAGCCTTCAGAATTACCGTCCTATCCTTTTTCGTTTCCCTCATAGTAGAAACCATCCAGCTCACCTTCCATGTAGGCGGCTTTGATGTGGACGACATAATTCTAAACACAATCGGAGGGCTCTTGGGTTATATCCTGCTTAAAGCACTTCAATTTTTTGCCTCAGCCTTCCTTTTCCAAAGCAAGGCAACAAAATAA
- a CDS encoding NUDIX hydrolase, with translation MFVVNVEGAIYRDEKWLLIRRSVKEEHAGGSLSLVGGKCEIEGDSKDILERTLRREILEEVGIEVTVSGYVNSSSFVTASGVNVIDIVFLCKHKSGTPFAKSIDEVDDVIWLTTSEILSRKDSPYYLKDNISLADNLLRKTQQIY, from the coding sequence ATGTTTGTAGTTAATGTAGAGGGTGCAATTTATCGTGATGAAAAATGGCTATTAATACGTCGTAGTGTAAAAGAAGAACACGCAGGGGGTTCGCTTTCTCTAGTTGGTGGAAAGTGTGAAATAGAGGGTGATTCAAAAGATATTTTGGAAAGAACTTTACGAAGGGAAATTCTTGAAGAAGTTGGAATTGAGGTAACAGTCTCTGGTTATGTGAATAGCTCATCATTTGTTACTGCTTCTGGAGTGAATGTGATAGACATAGTTTTTCTATGTAAGCATAAATCAGGAACTCCTTTTGCTAAAAGCATTGATGAAGTTGATGATGTTATTTGGTTGACAACTTCAGAGATTTTATCACGGAAAGATTCACCATATTACTTAAAAGACAATATAAGTCTTGCGGATAATTTATTAAGAAAAACCCAGCAAATATATTAA
- a CDS encoding BaiN/RdsA family NAD(P)/FAD-dependent oxidoreductase gives MKYDVIVIGGGPSGLMAAIAAAEKGSATLLIDKGSKLGRKLAISGGGRCNVTNRLPVDEIIRHIPGNGKFLYGAFSEFDNEGIISFFKELGVELKEEDHGRMFPVNDKAQSVVDAMIGRLLELGAHVRTDSPVSDVIYEDGQVKGVQTKQGEIIETESVVIAVGGKSVPHTGSTGDGYAWAEKAGHTITELFPTEVPLTSQEPFIQKKELQGLSLRDVSISVLNPKGKALITHRMDMIFTHFGLSGPGILRCSQFVVKAQKKWNLKEVIVQIDALPDMNGEQLFQHVIATIKTDDKKAVKNSLKGLLPERYLLFLLERNQIDPTAQGVTISHDKWRSFCQDIKKFPVAVNGTLSLDKAFVTGGGISVKEVEPKTMASKFMSGLFFCGEILDIHGYTGGYNITSALVTGRLAGINAALNAKSKQ, from the coding sequence ATGAAATATGATGTTATTGTCATTGGGGGCGGCCCCTCCGGTCTGATGGCTGCTATCGCTGCCGCAGAGAAAGGGTCCGCTACCCTGCTAATTGATAAAGGTTCAAAGCTTGGCAGAAAATTGGCCATTTCAGGAGGCGGCCGCTGCAATGTAACGAATCGTCTCCCTGTTGATGAAATCATCCGCCATATTCCTGGAAACGGGAAGTTTTTATATGGGGCTTTTTCTGAATTTGATAATGAAGGGATTATTTCCTTCTTTAAGGAACTTGGTGTGGAACTGAAGGAAGAGGATCACGGCCGTATGTTCCCTGTCAATGATAAGGCGCAATCTGTCGTTGATGCGATGATTGGGCGTCTGCTTGAACTTGGTGCACATGTACGGACAGACTCTCCTGTCAGCGATGTCATCTATGAAGATGGCCAAGTGAAAGGCGTTCAAACCAAGCAAGGTGAGATAATCGAAACGGAATCAGTTGTTATTGCTGTCGGCGGCAAATCAGTCCCCCATACAGGTTCAACTGGCGATGGGTACGCCTGGGCAGAAAAAGCCGGCCATACAATTACCGAGCTTTTCCCAACAGAGGTACCATTAACCTCACAGGAACCGTTTATTCAAAAGAAGGAGTTACAAGGTCTATCCCTGCGCGATGTTTCCATCAGTGTACTAAATCCGAAAGGTAAGGCGCTTATCACCCATCGCATGGACATGATTTTTACCCATTTTGGATTATCCGGACCAGGCATCCTTAGATGCAGCCAGTTTGTCGTAAAGGCACAAAAGAAATGGAATCTAAAAGAAGTCATCGTCCAGATTGACGCTCTTCCAGACATGAATGGTGAGCAATTGTTCCAGCATGTCATTGCGACCATCAAGACAGATGATAAAAAGGCTGTCAAAAATAGCTTGAAAGGACTCCTTCCTGAACGCTATTTATTATTCCTGCTAGAAAGGAATCAAATCGACCCGACAGCACAAGGGGTTACCATCTCTCATGATAAATGGCGCTCATTCTGTCAGGATATCAAGAAATTCCCTGTAGCCGTCAATGGGACACTCTCCCTTGACAAGGCGTTCGTCACCGGCGGCGGAATTTCAGTTAAGGAAGTAGAGCCCAAGACTATGGCGAGCAAATTCATGAGCGGACTATTTTTCTGCGGCGAGATATTAGATATACATGGTTACACGGGAGGATATAATATCACTTCTGCTCTAGTCACCGGCCGCTTAGCAGGAATCAATGCCGCCTTGAATGCAAAATCAAAACAATAA
- a CDS encoding GrpB family protein: MEQVKFFESSLFSADVEKTFLVHKKMIKEYLPEADVQHVGSTAIPNSLTKGDLDIQVRVTSEHFSKAVQILSSLYESNNGSVKTDCFRAFKNDLTNPPLGIQLTVIGSEYDFFWKFRDVLLLNEVYRIQYDDLKREFEGKDMDEYRNHKSIFFNKLMNTPEFKKL; the protein is encoded by the coding sequence ATGGAACAAGTTAAATTTTTTGAAAGTAGTCTTTTTTCGGCAGATGTAGAGAAAACTTTTTTAGTACATAAAAAGATGATTAAAGAATATCTTCCAGAAGCCGATGTTCAGCACGTTGGAAGCACTGCGATACCTAACAGTTTGACCAAAGGTGATTTGGATATACAAGTACGTGTCACATCTGAACACTTCTCAAAGGCAGTACAGATACTTTCATCATTGTATGAAAGTAATAACGGTAGTGTGAAAACGGATTGTTTTAGAGCCTTCAAAAATGATTTGACCAATCCTCCTTTAGGAATTCAATTAACAGTAATCGGCTCTGAATATGATTTCTTTTGGAAATTTCGGGATGTTTTATTACTTAATGAAGTTTATAGAATCCAATATGATGACTTAAAGAGGGAATTTGAAGGAAAAGATATGGATGAGTATAGGAATCATAAAAGTATTTTCTTTAATAAACTAATGAATACTCCCGAATTTAAAAAACTTTAA